The sequence TCCGTGGGCTGACCGGTGACGGCGAGGTCGCGCTCGTAGGTCTGCATGTCGTCGGGCCGTCGGTTGCGCAGATGCTCTGCGAACCACTCCGCGGCCCGCTTCGACCAGGTCTGGTCCTCGGGTGCGATGTCGAGGCGGGCGCGTCGGCCGGCCCGGGCGCGTGCCCGCTCCCACCGCGCCGCCTGGTCGGCCAGCGGCGGGGCGGCGGGGAACGCCAGCCGGTGGAGCCGCAGCAGCGCGACGCCCGCCACCGCGGAGACGATCAGCATCGGAATCACCAGGCCACCTGCCTGCCCGTGGCCTGTGCCAGAGCGTCCGCGCCGGACAGGAACCGTGGGTGGGGCTCAGGCGCGGCCAGACGCTGCAGCCGGACCAGTAGGCCCACGTAGACCGCGGCCAGCACTGCGAGGACCATCTGGCCGTACACCGTGCTGTAGGGCTCGACCCAGCCGCGCAGGAAGACTGCCTGCAGCCCGGCCAGCGCGAGCAGGCCGAGCGCGACCTGGTTGGACTGCCGGCGTACGCCGTTGCGTTCGGTGAGCACCTTGCGGCGCATCTCGAGCTCCGCGCGGGTGTTGGAGGCCAGCGTCGTGAGCACCCGCTTGAGGCTTCCGGCACGCTGTTGTGCGGTCAGCGAGAGGGCGATGACGACCTTGTCGGCTCCGCGGTCGTCGACCTCGTCGGCGAATTGAGCCAACGCGACCGGCAGCGGGGTACGAAGGTCCAGGGCGTTGACCAGGTTCCGCAGCGGCCGGCGCAGCAGCGCCGGCGCCCCGTCCAGGGTGGCCGGCAGCGCCTGCTCCAGACCCGACTCGGAGGCTGCCGCGTCGCGCAGGGACTCGGTCCAGTTCGCGATCGCCTCGATCTTGGCCACGCTGTGCTTCTCGATCGCACCCGAGCGCGCGAGCTTCGGCCACAAGATCACCACGGCGACCGCCATCAGTCCGGCCACCGGCCAGCGGGTCAAGATCCCGACGACGACGCCGACGATCAGCGCGATCGTGACCTGCCGGGCCGTCTGCTGGGGATCGGCAACCTTGCGCCGGGCCGTGGTCACCCGAGCCGGGAGCAGGCTCTTGCCGCGCGCGGTGCGGATGATCCCGATGATGCCGAGGCAGACCGCCAGGACGCAGCCGATGAAGAGCGTCATCAGATCTGCCACCCCGCATCGCCGGCGTTGTCGCTGGGCTCGACGAACCTGTTCAGGTCCGTTGTGCCGTCGGGGTCCCAGCCGACATCGAGGAGGGCTTCCTCGCGAATGATCGCCTTCCGCGTGAACTCTGTGCGGCCTGTGGCCTTGTTGAACTTCCACAGCTCGGTCGTCTTCACCCCGTCCTCATCGCGTCCGGCGACTTCACGGATCGACTCGACGATGCGGCGCTGACGACCGTCCTCGGTGCGGATCCGGCGAAGGAACACGATGAAGTTCAAGGCGTTGGCGATCAGGCCGTTGGTTGCCTCGAACGGCAGTCGCTCTTCTGCCTGCAGGGCGTAGGTCTGGATCTTCCCGATGACGTCGCGCGAGGAGTTCGCGTGGATCGTGCTCAGCGACCCGTCGTTGCCCTGGGCCATGGCGTTGAGCATCGTGATGACCTCGTCGCCCAAGACCTCGCCCACGATCACCCGCGAGGGGTTCATCCGCAGCGAGTTGCGGACCAGGTCAGCCAGCGATACCGCGCCCTCCCCCTCGACGTTGGCCAGCCGCTCCTCGAGCGGGACGATGTCGGGGTGACGCTCGGGGTCCTCGTGCAGCCCGAGCTCGATCGACCGCTCCACGGTGATGAGCCGCTCCATCGGGTCAATCTCGGAGGCCAGCGCTCGCACGAGCGTGGTCTTCCCCGCGCTCACGGCTCCGGCGACCATGATGTTCTGACGCGACTTGACCAGCGCGGACAGGAAGGCCGCGAGGTCGTGATCAACGGTCCCCTCGCTCAGCAGGTCCTTGGTGCGCAGCGACGCCGGCACGCCGGCTGCGCGTTCCCGCTCGGCCAGCCCAGGGACCGGGAGGAGTGTCGCCCTCTTGTGGCGGTGCTTGCGGATCGAGATCGACAGCCCGTTGGCGCTCACTCCCTGGACCGCGTGTAGGCGTGAACCGTCGTGCAGCCTGAGGGTGACGTTGTAGTTGATCAG comes from Nocardioides aromaticivorans and encodes:
- a CDS encoding type II secretion system F family protein, translated to MTLFIGCVLAVCLGIIGIIRTARGKSLLPARVTTARRKVADPQQTARQVTIALIVGVVVGILTRWPVAGLMAVAVVILWPKLARSGAIEKHSVAKIEAIANWTESLRDAAASESGLEQALPATLDGAPALLRRPLRNLVNALDLRTPLPVALAQFADEVDDRGADKVVIALSLTAQQRAGSLKRVLTTLASNTRAELEMRRKVLTERNGVRRQSNQVALGLLALAGLQAVFLRGWVEPYSTVYGQMVLAVLAAVYVGLLVRLQRLAAPEPHPRFLSGADALAQATGRQVAW
- a CDS encoding CpaF family protein; this translates as MESNGTSSNGRGTHLNGMHLKQLVPVDQVLVKRLQSRVGARRGKALEEFRRNGQPVPKGEDARQHTEALLASVLTEYESDLVEDGRTPLEEDARARLEAALKAQLFGAGNLDQLLEDPEVEDIVINSWQNVFVTYADGSKAQLPPVASSDKELEEIVKTISAHDGLSTRPFDLINYNVTLRLHDGSRLHAVQGVSANGLSISIRKHRHKRATLLPVPGLAERERAAGVPASLRTKDLLSEGTVDHDLAAFLSALVKSRQNIMVAGAVSAGKTTLVRALASEIDPMERLITVERSIELGLHEDPERHPDIVPLEERLANVEGEGAVSLADLVRNSLRMNPSRVIVGEVLGDEVITMLNAMAQGNDGSLSTIHANSSRDVIGKIQTYALQAEERLPFEATNGLIANALNFIVFLRRIRTEDGRQRRIVESIREVAGRDEDGVKTTELWKFNKATGRTEFTRKAIIREEALLDVGWDPDGTTDLNRFVEPSDNAGDAGWQI